One window of the Microvirga mediterraneensis genome contains the following:
- a CDS encoding ABC transporter permease has protein sequence MHGSLPATPQRRPAAPSRLPLLLRLAFRELRGGLRGFGIFLACIALGVAAIASVSSLSRSLTEGISREGRRILGGDMAFSLLQREAAAPERAFLESKGRVNVIATMRAMAVAGEKGSGLVEMKAVDGGYPTVGALETDPPLPAADLFAEKNGAFGAAVDPALLARLDLKVGDRVTVGAANVELRASLVSEPDKIADGIGFGPRLLLSQEALKATGLVQPGSLVRWTYRLTLPPEQSTEQTLTQIEADANRVLPEAGWNIRTRLNADPRFARNIERFTQFLTLVGLTALLVGGVGVANAVRGFVDRKRASIATLKSLGAPGGQVVLLYLTQVMLIALVGIAIGLAFGAALPFVVTGLFGHLLPIPIQPTLAWSELGIALLYGILTALVFALAPLGRAHDVPVSGLFRDQIDPERRWPRKRYLTALVLSVAALVGLSLLAAYDRRIALMFVGAATGSFVLLRLVAMGIMALARRLPRPRRTAPRLALANIHRPGALTPSLVLSLGLGITLLVTLSVIDTNLTRQLTQSLPERAPSFFFLDIPNQQADAFEGFLKGQAPEAHIERVPMMRGRLVTLGGRPVPEVKAPEDISWVLEGDRGITYANKPPEGSKVVQGEWWPEDYRGKPLVSFDRKIAEGLGLKIGDEITVNVLGRNIGATIANLREIEWRSMGINFVMVFSPNAFAGAPHTHLATVTFPNGSDAALDARILRSSAQTYPMVTSVRVKDALEAVNDVVSQLVMAIRGASSIALIASLLVLAGALAAGHRARLYDAVVLKTLGATRARLIAAYALEYGLLGLATALFGLLAGTSAAYFIITRVMSLSFTLDLSGAVLASALAVLVSVGLGLMGTWRILSQKPALYLRNL, from the coding sequence ATGCACGGCTCCCTTCCCGCCACGCCCCAGCGCCGCCCCGCCGCCCCGTCGCGCCTGCCGCTCCTGCTGCGCCTCGCCTTCCGCGAGCTGCGCGGCGGCCTGAGAGGCTTCGGCATCTTTCTCGCCTGCATCGCGCTCGGCGTCGCGGCCATTGCCAGCGTCTCGTCCCTGTCCCGCTCGCTCACCGAGGGCATCTCCCGCGAGGGCCGGCGGATCCTCGGCGGCGACATGGCCTTCTCCCTGCTCCAGCGGGAGGCGGCGGCACCCGAGCGGGCCTTCCTCGAATCCAAGGGCCGGGTCAACGTGATCGCCACCATGCGGGCCATGGCCGTGGCCGGCGAGAAGGGCTCGGGTCTGGTGGAGATGAAGGCGGTCGACGGGGGCTACCCGACGGTCGGAGCCTTGGAGACCGATCCGCCCCTGCCCGCCGCCGACCTCTTCGCCGAGAAGAACGGCGCCTTCGGGGCCGCCGTCGATCCGGCCCTCCTCGCGCGCCTCGACCTGAAGGTGGGCGACCGGGTAACGGTCGGGGCCGCCAACGTGGAATTGCGGGCGAGCCTCGTCTCCGAGCCGGACAAGATCGCCGACGGCATCGGGTTCGGCCCGCGGCTCCTGCTCTCCCAGGAGGCCCTGAAGGCCACCGGCCTCGTCCAGCCCGGCAGCCTCGTGCGCTGGACCTACCGGCTGACCCTGCCGCCCGAACAATCGACCGAACAGACCCTGACGCAGATCGAGGCGGACGCGAACCGCGTCCTGCCGGAGGCCGGCTGGAACATCCGCACGCGCCTCAACGCCGATCCGCGCTTTGCCCGCAACATCGAGCGCTTCACCCAGTTCCTCACCCTGGTCGGCCTCACGGCGCTGCTCGTGGGCGGCGTCGGCGTCGCCAATGCGGTGCGGGGCTTCGTCGACCGCAAGCGCGCCTCGATCGCTACGCTCAAGAGCCTCGGCGCCCCGGGCGGGCAGGTGGTGCTGCTCTACCTCACGCAGGTGATGCTGATCGCGCTGGTCGGCATCGCCATCGGGTTGGCCTTCGGGGCCGCCCTGCCCTTCGTGGTCACCGGGCTCTTCGGCCATCTCCTGCCGATCCCGATCCAACCGACGCTGGCCTGGAGCGAACTCGGCATCGCGCTGCTCTACGGGATCCTGACCGCCCTGGTCTTCGCGCTGGCGCCTCTGGGCCGGGCCCATGACGTGCCCGTGTCGGGGCTGTTCCGGGACCAGATCGACCCGGAGCGGCGCTGGCCGCGCAAGCGTTACCTGACGGCGCTCGTCCTGTCGGTGGCCGCCCTCGTGGGCCTGTCCCTGCTCGCGGCTTACGACCGGCGGATCGCCCTGATGTTCGTGGGCGCGGCCACCGGGTCCTTCGTGCTCCTGCGCCTCGTGGCCATGGGGATCATGGCGCTCGCCCGCCGTCTGCCGCGCCCCCGCCGTACCGCTCCCCGGCTGGCGCTCGCCAACATTCACCGGCCCGGCGCGCTCACGCCGTCGCTCGTGCTCTCGCTGGGCTTGGGCATCACGCTCCTCGTGACGCTCTCCGTCATCGACACCAACCTGACGCGCCAGCTCACCCAGAGCCTGCCGGAACGGGCGCCGAGCTTCTTCTTCCTCGACATCCCGAACCAGCAGGCGGACGCCTTCGAGGGCTTCCTGAAGGGCCAGGCCCCGGAGGCCCATATCGAGCGCGTGCCGATGATGCGCGGGCGCCTCGTGACCCTCGGCGGGCGGCCCGTGCCCGAGGTCAAGGCGCCCGAGGACATCTCCTGGGTGCTGGAGGGCGACCGGGGCATCACCTACGCCAACAAGCCGCCGGAAGGCTCGAAGGTGGTGCAGGGCGAGTGGTGGCCCGAAGACTACCGGGGCAAGCCGCTCGTCTCCTTCGACCGCAAGATCGCCGAGGGCCTGGGGCTGAAGATCGGCGACGAGATCACCGTCAACGTGCTCGGGCGCAACATCGGCGCCACCATCGCCAACCTGCGCGAGATCGAGTGGCGCTCCATGGGCATCAACTTCGTCATGGTGTTCTCGCCCAACGCCTTCGCGGGCGCGCCGCACACGCATCTGGCCACCGTCACGTTCCCGAACGGCTCGGACGCGGCGCTGGACGCCCGCATCCTGCGCAGCTCCGCCCAGACCTATCCCATGGTCACGAGCGTGCGGGTGAAGGATGCCCTGGAGGCGGTGAACGACGTGGTCTCGCAGCTCGTCATGGCGATCCGTGGCGCGAGCTCCATCGCGCTGATCGCAAGCCTCCTGGTCCTGGCCGGGGCGCTGGCGGCCGGCCACCGGGCGCGCCTCTACGATGCGGTGGTGCTGAAGACCCTGGGCGCGACCCGGGCCCGGCTGATCGCGGCCTACGCGCTCGAATACGGTCTCCTCGGCCTCGCCACGGCTTTGTTCGGGCTCCTGGCCGGAACGTCGGCGGCTTATTTCATCATCACCCGCGTGATGTCCCTAAGCTTTACCTTAGACTTGTCGGGAGCCGTCCTGGCCTCTGCGCTCGCGGTTCTGGTGAGCGTGGGTCTAGGCCTCATGGGAACGTGGCGGATCCTAAGTCAAAAACCGGCGCTCTACTTAAGAAACCTTTAA
- a CDS encoding Bax inhibitor-1/YccA family protein, with protein MQPYEQNQNAYGTGFARTAAQVDQGLRAFMLGVYNNMVLGLAISALVALGINMLATTSDPSQAVARMGGVGLTQFGATLYGSPLMWLVALAPLAFIFFFSFRMERMTAAAARGTFFAFAAVMGASLSTLLIRYTGASVVQVFFITAAAFGSLSLWGYTTNRSLSGMGSFLIMGLVGLILASIVNIFVASSALQFGISVIGVLIFAGLTAYDTQKLKEMYLYGNFDSEAAGKASVFGALTLYLDFINMFQFLLALVGNRNE; from the coding sequence ATGCAACCGTATGAGCAAAACCAAAACGCCTATGGCACCGGCTTTGCCCGGACGGCGGCACAGGTCGACCAGGGCCTGCGCGCCTTCATGCTCGGCGTCTACAACAACATGGTCCTGGGCCTTGCCATCTCGGCTCTGGTCGCCCTTGGCATCAACATGCTCGCCACGACGAGCGATCCGTCTCAGGCGGTCGCCCGGATGGGTGGCGTCGGCCTGACCCAGTTCGGCGCGACGCTGTATGGCTCGCCCCTGATGTGGCTCGTGGCGCTGGCGCCCCTGGCCTTCATCTTCTTCTTCTCGTTCCGCATGGAGCGGATGACGGCGGCGGCGGCCCGCGGCACCTTCTTCGCCTTCGCGGCGGTGATGGGCGCCTCGCTCTCGACGCTTCTCATCCGCTACACGGGCGCGAGCGTCGTGCAGGTGTTCTTCATCACGGCCGCGGCCTTCGGCTCGCTGTCGCTCTGGGGCTACACCACGAACCGTAGCCTGTCGGGCATGGGCTCGTTCCTGATCATGGGTCTCGTCGGCCTGATCCTGGCCTCGATCGTGAACATCTTCGTCGCGTCGAGCGCCCTGCAGTTCGGCATTTCCGTGATCGGCGTCCTGATCTTCGCAGGCCTGACCGCCTACGACACGCAGAAGCTGAAGGAGATGTATCTCTACGGCAACTTCGACTCTGAAGCCGCCGGCAAGGCCTCCGTGTTCGGCGCCCTGACGCTGTATCTCGACTTCATCAACATGTTCCAGTTCCTCCTCGCTCTCGTGGGCAACCGCAACGAGTAA
- a CDS encoding MFS transporter, with product MSEFSPGRTQTIVVWTAILASSMVFADGAIVTVAIPQMRESLQASLSEMQWITNAYALTLSAFLLLGGAAGDAYGLRRVFMIGIACFGLTSLWCGLSGSAGMLIAARTFQGIGGALLVPGSLALISAHFPKEARGRAIGTWAAASAIAAALGPILGGWLIDIGPWQAIFWINGPVAVLALWLCWRQVPESPVSGGTAMDWRGGVLAVLALGLVAYGLTALGDQGSHRIVAILLIFAGLALLGLFLRHEKRCAAPMMPLDLFRAPAFANVNALTLLLYFALGGALFFLPTALIEAHGYSAAKAGSVFLPFTLVMAVLSRLGGALADRFGTRLLLTVGPLVTGLSFALLAPAVLHGGYWVAVVPVMTVMGLGMGITVAPLSTTVMNAVPDARIGVASGVNNAISRVAGLIAVAGLGIVATLGFRRAAAWARPDMADLFAQASFGARPPMAGLPADTSADVYGTAMIGGFGLVTLICAAAAVASAWFGYRSAQG from the coding sequence ATGAGCGAGTTCAGTCCGGGCAGGACGCAAACCATCGTGGTCTGGACCGCCATCCTGGCCTCCAGCATGGTCTTCGCCGACGGGGCCATCGTGACCGTGGCGATCCCGCAGATGCGCGAGAGCCTGCAGGCCTCCCTGTCGGAAATGCAGTGGATCACCAATGCCTATGCGCTGACGCTCTCCGCCTTCCTGCTGCTGGGCGGTGCGGCCGGGGATGCCTATGGGCTCAGGCGGGTGTTCATGATCGGCATCGCGTGCTTCGGCCTGACCTCCCTGTGGTGCGGGCTGTCCGGGTCGGCCGGGATGCTGATCGCGGCCCGGACCTTCCAGGGCATCGGCGGCGCCCTGCTGGTGCCGGGATCGCTTGCTCTGATCAGCGCCCATTTTCCGAAAGAGGCGCGGGGTCGGGCCATCGGCACCTGGGCGGCCGCCTCCGCCATCGCGGCGGCCCTCGGGCCGATCCTCGGCGGCTGGCTCATCGATATCGGCCCCTGGCAGGCGATCTTCTGGATCAATGGGCCCGTCGCCGTGCTGGCGCTCTGGCTGTGCTGGCGGCAGGTGCCGGAAAGTCCCGTCTCCGGCGGGACGGCCATGGACTGGCGCGGCGGCGTCCTTGCCGTCCTGGCGCTCGGCCTCGTCGCCTATGGGCTGACGGCGCTCGGCGATCAGGGCAGCCACCGGATCGTCGCCATCCTGCTGATCTTCGCCGGCCTGGCGCTCCTCGGCCTGTTCCTGCGCCACGAGAAGCGCTGCGCCGCCCCCATGATGCCGCTCGACCTGTTTCGCGCCCCCGCCTTCGCCAACGTCAACGCCCTGACGCTGCTGCTCTATTTCGCCCTCGGCGGCGCCTTGTTCTTCCTGCCGACCGCGCTGATCGAGGCCCATGGCTATTCGGCCGCCAAGGCGGGCTCGGTGTTCCTGCCCTTCACCCTGGTGATGGCCGTGCTGTCCCGGCTCGGCGGCGCCCTGGCCGACCGGTTCGGCACCCGGCTCCTTTTGACCGTGGGGCCGCTGGTCACGGGCCTGAGCTTCGCGCTCCTGGCCCCGGCCGTCCTGCATGGCGGCTATTGGGTCGCGGTCGTCCCTGTCATGACCGTCATGGGACTGGGCATGGGCATCACGGTCGCGCCGCTCTCGACGACGGTGATGAACGCCGTGCCCGACGCGCGCATCGGCGTGGCTTCCGGGGTCAACAACGCGATCTCGCGCGTCGCCGGCCTCATCGCCGTCGCGGGCCTCGGAATCGTCGCCACCCTGGGATTCCGCCGGGCCGCCGCATGGGCGAGGCCGGACATGGCGGATCTCTTCGCCCAAGCGAGCTTCGGCGCAAGGCCGCCGATGGCCGGGCTGCCCGCCGACACTTCGGCGGACGTCTATGGCACGGCCATGATTGGCGGGTTCGGGCTGGTGACCCTCATCTGCGCCGCCGCTGCCGTCGCGAGCGCCTGGTTCGGGTATCGCTCGGCGCAGGGGTGA
- a CDS encoding GNAT family N-acetyltransferase — protein MSILVRPSAESDLDALTAIYAHAVTHGTASFELDPPDRAEMARRRAAVLEGGYPYLVAEKDGAILGYAYAGAYRTRPAYRSTVEDSIYVAPSAQGQGVGRLLLAALIEECEARDFRLMVAVIGDEESRGSIGLHRSLGFEPVGILKGIGYKHGRWLSTVLMQRPLGRGTTEPPTQPIA, from the coding sequence ATGAGCATTCTCGTCCGCCCGTCCGCCGAATCCGATCTCGATGCCCTCACGGCCATCTATGCCCATGCGGTGACGCATGGCACGGCCTCCTTCGAGCTCGACCCGCCCGACCGGGCCGAGATGGCGCGCCGCCGGGCCGCGGTCCTCGAGGGCGGCTATCCCTATCTGGTGGCGGAAAAGGACGGCGCGATCCTCGGATATGCCTATGCGGGCGCCTACCGGACGCGACCGGCCTATCGCTCGACCGTGGAGGATTCGATCTATGTCGCCCCGTCCGCCCAGGGTCAGGGCGTCGGGCGCCTGCTGCTCGCGGCGCTGATCGAGGAATGCGAGGCGCGGGATTTCCGCCTCATGGTGGCGGTCATCGGCGACGAGGAATCGAGGGGCTCCATCGGGTTGCACCGCAGCCTGGGCTTCGAGCCCGTCGGCATCCTCAAGGGCATCGGCTACAAGCACGGGCGCTGGCTTTCCACCGTGCTGATGCAGCGCCCCCTCGGACGCGGCACGACCGAGCCGCCGACGCAGCCCATCGCCTGA